From Candidatus Margulisiibacteriota bacterium:
AATCTTGATACATTAAATAATGTTGATGCAAGTCATTATAATCAACGTGACATAGTTTCTAAATTAAAGGATGACCATAAAAAGGGTATGTCTATCTAAATAGTTTTCGTTATTTGAAGCCAGTAAAATCTTTTAAAGTTTCTTCTGCACTTTTTTTAATGTAAGCAACACTTTCTTGGACAATCAAATAATCTTTTTTACATAACTGGTTTGCATTTAATTTTGTAGACTTAATAATATTTTTTAGTAAATTAGAAATACCAGAACCAAACATTGGGATTGCAAAGTTATTAATCATTGAATACATAAATCCAGGAATCTGATCTTTATATTTTTCAATAATTTCTTCTGATTGTTCAATCATACCAGCCTCATAATACATTTGGGCAATTATCCATTCAGGGATATAATAGTTGTTGCATAGGTCGACAGGTGGTTCTGCTTGAGGAGAAAAAACTCTATATACTGGGACATTTAGCCTTGTGTGTTTTTTGTTGGCAATGATTATTTCAAAGCCACTTTGTTTCGTAATTTCTATAAGGCAATCAATTTCTTCTTTAAAATCATTTGAAGAAATATTTTTTATATTATGTATTGGAATATGTTTGTTGTTTTTAACAATCCATTGCATGTCTATATCTAGATTAAAAATATAATTACTTTTAGTCATTGCCATTTTAAAAGGAAGTTTTTGTTGGGCTTTAATAATTCCAGTTCTGCCTTGGAAATATTCTGTTACGGCACGTAAGACAGCTTTTACAGGATCAGTATGACAACCATAGCCTACGCCACTTTGGATTATTTGTGGCAATAAATCATTATTGTTGCACCACGCCATAATAACAGGCAAGTCACATCCAGTGGGAATATGTAAAAGATAAAGTTCTGTTTTTTCTTTTTTAAGGAATTTAAGTATTTCCTTAAACCCCGGATGTTCAATGCTATTGTTATCTATAATATTTATTTTTTCATTTTTATAATTTCTTATAAATTTATTGCAATTATTTCTTTCAACAATTTCACATATCCCTTGAACGATAGCTTCTTCTTTTATGTTTCCGGTACATATCCCGTTAGAACCATGCATGTAGTTTATCCAACTAAGCGGGTATTTGACTGTTTTATTGTTTGTTAAAGAAAATCCGTCTATCCATTTTATCGGGATTGATTTTAAGTGAGGTTCAAATTCTTTGGAATTTTCAATGCTATGGAAAACAAAGGCAGGCTCAATGTAGGACATGTCGTCTTTTTTTGACAATTCATTAAGGGAGTCAACCATATATCCTGGAGTATTTTTATAGTCAAAGTTAAGCCAACTATATCTTTCACAGAATTCCATTATTGCACTGGATTTTGCTTGCTCAATGGTTACGCCTTTGCCGTGAGTAGTTAATTCTCCATTGGAAAAGTCATAACTAAACACAGGAGGTTCCTCCTCAATTGTGATTAATTTTGTATTTTCTATGTTGTTGATAACTTTCTTGTATATTTTTGCATAAGTTATTTGAGGATGGATAAATTTATCTTGATCATAGGTATATGTTTTCAGAGTAGATTTTAAATCAAACGGACCATCATTATTTTCTTTAAGAATAAAATCAATCATAAAGCAGTTCCCTTTTTTCTATGTTGTAATCAGCTGTCACACCAAAGTTGGTTTTGTTGGTTTATTTTGTAGTCTTTAAAAGATATCATCTCTTTTAAAGATAATCAATCTTTCTAAATAGGGTCGTTGAAAGGCAATAGTTAATAACCTTAATATTTGGAATATTTATTTATATTTTCTTCTGCGGTTTTGTCAACGGAAGCCATCTCAGACAATACTAACAAATAATTTTTTTTACATAACATATTTGAGTTCATTTTCATCGTTTTCATAGTTTTTTTGGCAAAGTCAGAAATAGTTTTGCCAAATATTGGTTCTGTAAAATTATCAAAGATAGAATCATCAAAATCAGTTATTTTATTTTGATTTTTTTTGATAAAATCTTCTGATTCATTAACCATTTCTGCTTCATAGTACATTTGAGCAATTATCCACTCGGGCATATGTGCGTGTGGGCTTAGGTTCATTGGTGGTTCTGCCTGGGGTGAAAAAACCTTATAGACGGGCACGTTAAGTTTGGGGTGTTTTTTGTTTGCAATAATTATTTCCATCCCATATTGTTTAGTAATATCGATAAGAGTGTTTATTTCTTTTTTAAAATCATTATCAGAAATGTCTTTTATGTTGTTTATTGGAATTCGTGTATTGTTTTTATCAATCCAGTTTATGTCTAAATTCAAGTAGTAGATGAAATTATGTTTAGTAGAAATTTTTTTAAATGCTACGTTTTTTTGTTTTTCAATAATACCTGTTCTGGACTGGAAGTATTCTGTGATTGCACGTAACACCGCTTTAGTTGGGTTAGTATGACAGCCATATCCTACTCCCTTGCTGTAGGACTGAGGGAATGTGTCATTTATACAATAAGCAAGGACAACAGGTAAATTGCAACCAGTCGAGATATGTAAAAGAAAAAGCTGAGTTTTTTCTTTTTTAAAAAAAGTTAGGATGTCCTTAAACCAATCATGCTCAATACTATTATTATCTATAATATTTATTTTTTCATTTTTATAATTCCTTACGAATCTATTACAATTGTTTCTTTCAATAATTTCACAGATTCCTTGGACAATAGCTTCTTCTTTGATATTTCCAGTACAAATCCCATTGGAACCGTGTATGTAATTTATCCAACTAAGAGGGTATTTGACTGTTTTGTTGTTTGTTAAAGAAAATCCATCAATCCATTTGGTAGGTATTGATTTTATTTTAGCTTCGAGTTCTTTATGTTTTTCGGAGCTATGGAAAACAAAGGCAGGCTCAATGTAAGACATATCGTCTTTTTCTGCAAGCTCGATAAATGATGCTACCAAGTAACCAGGGGCATTTTTATAGTCAAAGTTTAGCCAACTATATCTTTCGCAGAATTCCATAATTGCACTAGACTTTGCTTGTTCTTTGGTTACTCCCTTGCCGTGAGTAGTAATTTCCCCATTAGAGAAATCATAGCTAAAAACAGGGAGTTCTTCAGTTATTGTAATTAGTTTTGTGTTTTCAATGGTTTTAATGACTTTTTTGTATGTTTTTGCATAAGTTATTTGAGGGTGGATAAATTTATCTTGGTCATAAGTATATGTTTTTAAAGCAGAATGAAAATCAAAAGGTCCATCGTTGTTTTCTTGGAGTATAAAGTCAACCATTATAAGTTCACCTTTTTATTAGTTGTATTGTAATTATTGTAATACAATGTCAATTTTCTTTTCAGATTATTCTTTGTCTTTTATCCTTAAAAAAAATGGTCTTTTGGCTTTTACATCTTGAACAATGCATCCAACAAATAGAAAAACTAAGATGAGTAAAATTATTATTAGCGGTCCTTTGATAATCCATGGTTCCATAGTTTTTCTCCTTAGTTGATGTTATTTTCTTTAGCATACTTGAAAATGTCGCCAGCTTCAAGAATAGGTAATATACCACCAAGTGACTTTAGCTCAAAAACTTTTCCAGTTGTTACGTTTTTAATAGAATTATTAACAATATCTATTTCTGCCATATCGTCGGTTTTAAAGGATTTGTTAAGCGTTAGTTCTGTTTCGTAAGGAATAATGTACCCACCATTTACTGAGTTTCTATAAAAAATTCTCGCAAAAGAGTTAGCAATAACTACTTCAGTCCCTGCTTCATTTAGAGCCAGAGGAGCATGTTCTCTAGATGAGCCACATCCGAAGTTTTCACCACCAATCACAATTTTATATTCTGAGCTAAACCCTTCTTTAATAAAAGGTTTGTCGCCAGCGGGTAGTCCTTGTTGTCCTTCCGGAACGCCAGAGAGAGCATATTTGCCAAAGTATTTTCTTTCCTCAGCAAGGGAAGGATTATAGCTTAAAAATTTAGCTGGAATAATTTGGTCTGTATCAATGTTATTACCTAACACATAAACTTTGCCTGATATTTTTTCTTTCATTTTTCTGCCTTTCCTTATAAAAACCTGAGAGGGTCTGTGATTTTACCTGTCAATGCACTTGCTGCGGTTGTATATGGTGAAGCAAGATATACTTGTGAATTCATTGAACCCATTCTGCCAGGAAAATTCCTGTTT
This genomic window contains:
- a CDS encoding YcaO-like family protein, yielding MIDFILKENNDGPFDLKSTLKTYTYDQDKFIHPQITYAKIYKKVINNIENTKLITIEEEPPVFSYDFSNGELTTHGKGVTIEQAKSSAIMEFCERYSWLNFDYKNTPGYMVDSLNELSKKDDMSYIEPAFVFHSIENSKEFEPHLKSIPIKWIDGFSLTNNKTVKYPLSWINYMHGSNGICTGNIKEEAIVQGICEIVERNNCNKFIRNYKNEKINIIDNNSIEHPGFKEILKFLKKEKTELYLLHIPTGCDLPVIMAWCNNNDLLPQIIQSGVGYGCHTDPVKAVLRAVTEYFQGRTGIIKAQQKLPFKMAMTKSNYIFNLDIDMQWIVKNNKHIPIHNIKNISSNDFKEEIDCLIEITKQSGFEIIIANKKHTRLNVPVYRVFSPQAEPPVDLCNNYYIPEWIIAQMYYEAGMIEQSEEIIEKYKDQIPGFMYSMINNFAIPMFGSGISNLLKNIIKSTKLNANQLCKKDYLIVQESVAYIKKSAEETLKDFTGFK
- a CDS encoding YcaO-like family protein is translated as MVDFILQENNDGPFDFHSALKTYTYDQDKFIHPQITYAKTYKKVIKTIENTKLITITEELPVFSYDFSNGEITTHGKGVTKEQAKSSAIMEFCERYSWLNFDYKNAPGYLVASFIELAEKDDMSYIEPAFVFHSSEKHKELEAKIKSIPTKWIDGFSLTNNKTVKYPLSWINYIHGSNGICTGNIKEEAIVQGICEIIERNNCNRFVRNYKNEKINIIDNNSIEHDWFKDILTFFKKEKTQLFLLHISTGCNLPVVLAYCINDTFPQSYSKGVGYGCHTNPTKAVLRAITEYFQSRTGIIEKQKNVAFKKISTKHNFIYYLNLDINWIDKNNTRIPINNIKDISDNDFKKEINTLIDITKQYGMEIIIANKKHPKLNVPVYKVFSPQAEPPMNLSPHAHMPEWIIAQMYYEAEMVNESEDFIKKNQNKITDFDDSIFDNFTEPIFGKTISDFAKKTMKTMKMNSNMLCKKNYLLVLSEMASVDKTAEENINKYSKY
- a CDS encoding 3-isopropylmalate dehydratase, which produces MKEKISGKVYVLGNNIDTDQIIPAKFLSYNPSLAEERKYFGKYALSGVPEGQQGLPAGDKPFIKEGFSSEYKIVIGGENFGCGSSREHAPLALNEAGTEVVIANSFARIFYRNSVNGGYIIPYETELTLNKSFKTDDMAEIDIVNNSIKNVTTGKVFELKSLGGILPILEAGDIFKYAKENNIN